One window from the genome of Desulfobacterales bacterium encodes:
- a CDS encoding lipid A deacylase LpxR family protein, translating to MKVATKRCPCHAGMAGPCRLMMIRPGRLIRYLPVLVLALFLVGRISDTALAAERQAPWTFRLYIENDGFDRGDEYYSNGIKLSWLSPDFVDHEPAAGPSWRGKVARWFPCMSRPGMTRNLAVFLGQNIYTPLDVDQAGLVVNDRPYAGWTYGGAAVHGRTGACLDILEIQLGVVGPLSMAEETQKFIHDFKSFFIPNGWNNQLHNEPGLVLTVERRWRAWQARRRAGRGFGADAITRLGATLGNIATYANTGLEVRLGWNLPDDFGVSRIRPAGDSGAPTGERTGGQTRAYLFGSGEGRVVWRDIFLDGNTFVSSHRIDKKPLVGDFALGIRLAHGRYGISFAHIYRTREFDGQPEDHTYGSLVFSFSY from the coding sequence ATGAAAGTCGCCACCAAGCGCTGTCCTTGCCATGCCGGCATGGCTGGACCATGCCGCTTAATGATGATCCGGCCCGGCCGCTTGATCCGGTACCTGCCGGTCCTTGTGCTGGCCCTTTTTCTGGTTGGCCGGATCAGCGATACGGCCCTGGCCGCGGAACGGCAAGCACCCTGGACCTTTCGCCTTTATATTGAAAACGACGGGTTTGACCGTGGCGACGAATATTACTCCAACGGGATCAAGCTGAGCTGGCTCTCGCCGGATTTTGTCGACCATGAGCCGGCCGCCGGCCCATCATGGCGCGGCAAGGTGGCCCGCTGGTTCCCCTGTATGAGCCGGCCGGGCATGACCCGGAATCTTGCCGTTTTTCTGGGCCAGAACATCTATACCCCCCTGGATGTCGACCAGGCGGGCCTGGTTGTCAATGACCGGCCCTACGCCGGCTGGACTTACGGCGGGGCCGCGGTCCACGGCAGAACCGGGGCCTGTCTTGATATTCTGGAGATTCAGCTGGGTGTGGTCGGCCCCCTGTCCATGGCCGAGGAAACCCAGAAGTTTATTCATGATTTTAAGAGCTTTTTTATACCGAACGGCTGGAACAACCAGCTCCACAACGAACCGGGCCTGGTGCTGACGGTTGAGCGGCGGTGGCGGGCCTGGCAGGCCCGCCGCCGGGCGGGCCGGGGATTCGGCGCTGATGCCATCACCCGTCTGGGGGCAACGCTGGGCAATATCGCCACCTATGCCAATACCGGCCTGGAGGTCCGCCTGGGCTGGAACCTGCCCGATGATTTCGGCGTCTCCCGGATTCGACCGGCCGGTGACAGCGGTGCGCCAACCGGGGAGCGAACAGGCGGCCAGACCCGGGCCTATCTTTTCGGCTCCGGCGAAGGGAGGGTTGTCTGGCGGGATATCTTCCTGGACGGCAACACCTTTGTCAGCAGCCACCGGATCGACAAGAAACCCCTGGTCGGTGATTTTGCCCTGGGCATCCGCCTGGCCCATGGCCGCTACGGCATCTCCTTTGCCCACATTTACCGGACCAGGGAGTTTGACGGTCAGCCCGAGGACCATACCTATGGGTCGCTTGTTTTTTCTTTTTCCTATTGA
- the pglZ gene encoding BREX-1 system phosphatase PglZ type B, whose product MSNKTIIEALRDSLTAAGRYNPDDVVRPAAIIWTDADYQWRPVISQLRILMPELLILGKYQPEKKTGPAIWLRCVIDRALPEVDIPEEAVPIIYMPEVSRQTLRAVHECPDWLKPLVELQYRGVCWTQKNGKDWTVEAFLVSRDGGLGLDLAKDGVTRAALVTALPELIAKPVSHMQGRHLEAEDFEKLIIEDPVKDLLLWLNKPGEVRGQWPAAKWKTFRSRCRKEYKFDPEKDGELVAGERLGRKLESWGPVWERFAEAPALYPGVVEVLRKSRPVNPGMWDDKSTWPQENKGSEEQLRTALLQLAGLPADQAREKILELEKEHGERREWIWARLGKAPLARALKYLGVVARQTGQSLGGATPEAMAELYVSEGWQADDAALSAMAEAVSGADSQAVQTALRSCYLPWLESCALHLQKLIGKKMLPGHEDAARLSIGNGGVIVFADGLRWDTACRLLDRLTVQGWQVQLSRRWAAMPTVTATAKPAVSPVAGQIGGNAVEDTFQPFITKTEKNLTTDRFRKLLAENKVQYLSSEETGDPADRAWTEQGELDRLGHSLQAKLASRVNEQLDLLLERLQGLFAAGWKEIRIVTDHGWLLVPGGLPVVALPKYLTESRWARCAAIKEGARVDCPVVPWHWSPHHYVAIGPGVACFGKGNEYAHGGVSLQECLIPVIAIQGGGNSGVVLAVITEVKWTGLRCRVKVENGDQDMKVDIRMKVNESDPEKIKEKTLGKEGVASLFVIDDSLEGTPAVVVLVDAAGHVIAKQATIIGG is encoded by the coding sequence ATGAGCAATAAGACAATTATAGAAGCATTGCGGGACTCGTTAACCGCTGCCGGCCGCTATAACCCGGACGATGTGGTCCGGCCGGCCGCCATCATCTGGACCGATGCCGATTACCAGTGGCGGCCGGTTATCAGCCAGCTGCGGATTCTGATGCCGGAGCTTCTCATTCTGGGAAAATATCAGCCGGAGAAAAAGACCGGGCCGGCCATCTGGCTGCGCTGTGTAATCGACCGCGCTTTACCGGAAGTAGACATTCCAGAGGAGGCAGTGCCGATTATTTACATGCCCGAAGTGAGCCGGCAGACGCTACGGGCGGTTCACGAGTGTCCGGACTGGCTGAAACCTCTGGTGGAGTTGCAATACCGGGGAGTGTGCTGGACCCAGAAAAACGGCAAGGACTGGACCGTGGAGGCCTTTCTGGTTTCCAGGGATGGCGGTCTGGGGCTTGACCTGGCCAAAGATGGTGTTACCCGGGCCGCCCTGGTGACGGCATTGCCGGAACTCATTGCCAAGCCTGTTTCTCATATGCAGGGCAGACATCTTGAGGCAGAGGATTTCGAAAAACTCATTATTGAAGATCCGGTCAAGGATCTTCTCCTCTGGCTGAACAAACCGGGAGAGGTTCGCGGGCAGTGGCCGGCGGCAAAATGGAAGACCTTCCGCTCCCGGTGCAGGAAAGAATACAAATTCGATCCTGAAAAGGATGGCGAGCTTGTGGCCGGGGAGCGCCTCGGACGTAAACTTGAAAGCTGGGGTCCGGTCTGGGAACGATTTGCGGAAGCGCCAGCCCTTTACCCCGGAGTGGTGGAGGTACTGCGAAAGTCAAGGCCTGTCAATCCCGGCATGTGGGACGATAAATCGACCTGGCCACAGGAGAACAAGGGAAGTGAAGAGCAGCTGCGGACTGCCCTGCTTCAGCTTGCGGGATTGCCGGCTGACCAGGCAAGAGAGAAAATTCTGGAACTTGAAAAAGAACACGGTGAGCGGCGTGAGTGGATCTGGGCCAGACTTGGCAAGGCGCCACTGGCCAGGGCCTTGAAATACCTGGGTGTTGTTGCCCGGCAAACCGGCCAGAGTCTCGGCGGCGCTACCCCGGAAGCCATGGCCGAGCTGTACGTGTCCGAAGGCTGGCAGGCCGACGATGCCGCCCTTTCAGCCATGGCTGAAGCTGTTTCCGGGGCAGACAGCCAGGCAGTACAGACGGCTCTCAGGAGTTGCTACCTGCCCTGGCTTGAAAGCTGCGCGCTACACTTGCAGAAACTCATCGGCAAGAAAATGCTTCCCGGTCATGAGGATGCAGCTCGATTATCTATCGGCAACGGCGGTGTGATCGTTTTTGCCGACGGCCTGCGCTGGGATACTGCCTGTCGGCTACTGGACAGGCTGACAGTCCAGGGATGGCAGGTGCAGTTGTCCCGCCGCTGGGCCGCTATGCCCACGGTGACCGCGACCGCCAAGCCGGCCGTATCCCCGGTGGCCGGACAAATCGGCGGCAATGCGGTGGAAGATACTTTCCAGCCATTTATTACGAAAACAGAGAAGAACCTGACAACGGACCGCTTCCGCAAACTGCTTGCTGAAAACAAGGTTCAATACCTGTCATCGGAAGAAACGGGTGACCCGGCCGACCGGGCTTGGACCGAACAGGGCGAGCTTGACAGGCTGGGCCATTCTCTCCAGGCAAAGCTTGCCTCCCGGGTCAATGAGCAGCTTGATCTTCTTCTTGAACGGTTACAAGGACTCTTTGCGGCGGGCTGGAAGGAAATCCGCATTGTCACGGATCATGGCTGGCTTCTGGTCCCAGGCGGCCTGCCGGTAGTCGCTCTTCCCAAATATCTGACCGAGAGCCGGTGGGCACGCTGCGCGGCAATCAAGGAAGGGGCCAGGGTGGATTGCCCTGTGGTGCCCTGGCACTGGAGCCCTCATCATTATGTGGCGATTGGACCGGGAGTGGCCTGTTTCGGAAAAGGCAATGAATATGCCCACGGCGGGGTCAGTCTCCAGGAATGCCTGATTCCGGTTATCGCAATCCAGGGAGGAGGTAATTCAGGAGTGGTGCTGGCGGTTATCACCGAGGTCAAATGGACAGGCCTGCGCTGCCGGGTCAAAGTTGAAAACGGTGACCAGGACATGAAGGTGGATATCCGTATGAAGGTTAATGAATCTGACCCGGAAAAAATCAAAGAAAAAACCCTTGGCAAGGAGGGCGTTGCCAGCTTGTTTGTGATCGATGACAGCCTGGAGGGGACCCCGGCGGTTGTTGTACTCGTGGATGCCGCTGGCCATGTTATTGCCAAGCAGGCCACTATTATTGGCGGATAA
- a CDS encoding phosphoglycerate dehydrogenase, which translates to MEPFRVKIIDKVATEGLFLPEERYRVGPEVDNPQAIIVRSSPLDIDDYPGLLAVARAGTGVNNISVDKATDRGVAVFNTPGANANAVAELVFTMLGIWARNIHQGLAFCQDQLDLEESELVRRVEAEKSRFRGVELAGKTLGVIGLGKIGVLVANGGIQRRMRVIGFDPSPALENIHALAPEVSLARSLAEVVAKVDILSLHVPLSPKTRKIVNQELLDRMPGHALLVNYARGPIVDRAAVLAALNQGRLGGYITDFPSADILDHPLVLTTPHLGASTEESEENCARLAVNELTAYLEYGNVMRSVNFPTTESIPPDHSHCRLIVINRDIPGMIGFVSHAVGARGINIASYLNESNGEIGYNIIDLEAPVPEELKAEIEAHPGVIRTRSIGCG; encoded by the coding sequence ATGGAACCGTTCCGGGTCAAGATCATTGATAAGGTTGCCACTGAAGGGCTGTTTCTTCCGGAGGAGCGTTATCGGGTCGGGCCGGAGGTTGACAATCCCCAGGCGATCATTGTCCGCAGTTCGCCCCTTGACATTGACGACTATCCCGGCCTGCTGGCCGTGGCCCGGGCCGGGACCGGGGTCAACAACATCAGCGTGGACAAGGCCACGGACAGGGGCGTTGCTGTTTTCAATACCCCGGGCGCCAATGCCAATGCCGTGGCCGAGCTGGTCTTTACCATGCTGGGGATCTGGGCCCGCAACATCCATCAGGGCCTGGCCTTCTGCCAGGACCAGCTCGACCTGGAGGAGAGTGAACTCGTTCGCCGGGTGGAAGCGGAAAAGTCGCGCTTCCGCGGGGTGGAGCTGGCCGGCAAGACCCTGGGGGTCATCGGCCTGGGCAAGATCGGGGTGCTGGTGGCCAACGGCGGGATCCAGCGCCGGATGCGGGTCATCGGCTTTGATCCCTCGCCGGCCCTGGAAAATATTCACGCCCTGGCTCCCGAGGTCTCCCTGGCCCGTTCCTTGGCCGAAGTGGTCGCAAAGGTTGATATTCTCTCCCTGCACGTGCCGCTCAGCCCCAAGACCAGGAAGATCGTCAACCAGGAGCTGCTCGACCGGATGCCGGGCCATGCCCTGCTGGTCAACTATGCCCGGGGTCCGATCGTGGACCGGGCGGCGGTGCTTGCCGCCCTGAACCAGGGAAGACTGGGCGGCTATATCACCGATTTTCCCTCTGCCGACATCCTGGACCATCCCCTGGTGCTCACCACCCCCCACCTGGGGGCGAGCACCGAGGAGTCCGAGGAAAACTGCGCCCGCCTGGCGGTCAACGAGCTGACAGCATATCTGGAGTATGGCAACGTGATGCGGAGCGTTAATTTTCCCACCACTGAATCCATTCCCCCGGATCACAGCCATTGCCGGCTGATCGTGATCAACCGGGATATCCCGGGGATGATTGGGTTTGTCTCCCATGCCGTTGGTGCCCGGGGGATCAATATTGCCAGCTATCTAAATGAAAGCAACGGGGAGATCGGCTATAATATTATCGACCTGGAGGCGCCGGTTCCGGAGGAACTCAAGGCGGAGATCGAGGCCCACCCCGGAGTGATCCGCACCCGGTCCATTGGGTGCGGATAA
- a CDS encoding M20/M25/M40 family metallo-hydrolase: MVINKERLADLFTTLCEIDSPSGKEGTLAAYLTTLFTEMGASVFEDDSAPVTGSDCGNLLVRFVDGGLDLEPVFFNCHLDTVQPGEGVAVVREGDRFSSRGETVLGADDKSGIAVLIEVIRALRENKIPHGPVEFIFTTGEEIGLLGVKALDCSRLIAKMGYALDTTETNSVIIGAPAANRYTAEICGVSAHAGLNPEQGINAIQLAARAVAELHLGRIDRESTANVGLIKGGVATNIIPGKAVVMGEIRSHSEATLNALTEEVKETFYQVVDDWSGHCDKAAGKSGVAVTVVQEYPVMKLARDAPVIQRAARAGRDLAFRTAGGGSDANILTSKGYDCAIIGTGMTKVHTTDETIELADMIRCAGLVMGILTTG; encoded by the coding sequence ATGGTAATCAACAAGGAACGACTGGCCGATCTTTTTACAACACTCTGTGAAATCGACAGCCCCTCTGGAAAGGAGGGGACGCTGGCCGCCTATCTCACCACCCTTTTCACTGAAATGGGGGCCAGCGTGTTTGAGGATGACTCGGCCCCGGTCACCGGCTCGGACTGCGGCAACCTGCTTGTCCGTTTTGTTGATGGCGGCCTGGACCTGGAACCAGTTTTTTTCAACTGCCACCTGGATACGGTACAGCCGGGCGAGGGGGTTGCGGTGGTCCGGGAGGGCGACCGTTTTTCCAGCAGGGGCGAGACCGTGCTCGGGGCTGACGATAAATCCGGCATTGCCGTGTTGATCGAGGTGATCCGCGCGCTCCGGGAAAACAAGATCCCCCACGGGCCGGTGGAGTTTATCTTCACCACCGGCGAGGAGATCGGCCTCCTGGGGGTCAAGGCCCTTGACTGCAGCCGGCTGATCGCAAAAATGGGCTATGCCCTGGACACCACCGAGACCAACAGCGTGATCATTGGCGCGCCGGCCGCCAACCGCTACACCGCTGAAATCTGCGGGGTCTCGGCCCATGCCGGCCTGAATCCGGAACAGGGGATCAATGCCATCCAGCTGGCGGCCAGGGCCGTGGCCGAGCTGCACCTGGGCCGGATCGACAGGGAGAGTACTGCCAATGTGGGGCTGATCAAGGGCGGGGTGGCAACCAATATCATTCCGGGAAAGGCCGTGGTCATGGGCGAAATCCGCAGCCACTCCGAAGCCACCCTCAACGCCCTGACCGAGGAGGTCAAGGAGACCTTTTACCAGGTGGTGGACGACTGGAGCGGTCACTGCGATAAGGCGGCCGGAAAATCCGGGGTGGCGGTAACCGTTGTTCAGGAGTATCCGGTGATGAAGCTGGCCAGGGACGCCCCGGTCATCCAGCGGGCGGCCAGGGCCGGCCGGGACCTCGCCTTCCGCACCGCCGGCGGCGGCAGCGATGCCAATATCCTTACCAGTAAGGGGTATGACTGCGCCATCATCGGCACCGGCATGACCAAGGTGCATACCACGGATGAAACCATTGAGCTTGCCGATATGATCCGCTGTGCCGGCCTGGTGATGGGGATTCTCACCACCGGCTGA
- the ald gene encoding alanine dehydrogenase has protein sequence MIIGVPREIKDREYRVGMVPAGVRTLTLAGHRVLLEAGAGQGSDISDLEYQRAGAEIVARAEEVYGRAEMVVKVKEPIEAEYPFLRPGLILFTYLHLAPLPELTGALINKGVTAIGYETVQLENGYLPLLAPMSEVAGRMAVQVGAHFLAREKGGRGILLGGVPGVEHGHVTILGGGTVGANAARVATALGATVTVLDTDLHRLAYLEDILANRITTLMSNQHNIEQELVVADLLVGAVLIPGSNAPKLVSREMLKTMKKGAVIVDVAIDQGGCVETARPTTHSEPTFNINGIIHYCVTNMPGAVPRTSTFALTNVTLPFVLAIADKGVERAAEEDPALRRGINVLHGKLTNQ, from the coding sequence ATGATCATCGGCGTACCCAGAGAAATAAAAGACCGGGAATACCGGGTGGGCATGGTCCCGGCCGGGGTCAGGACCTTAACCCTGGCCGGCCACCGGGTCCTGCTGGAAGCCGGGGCAGGCCAGGGCAGTGATATCAGCGACCTTGAATACCAGCGGGCCGGGGCCGAGATCGTGGCCCGGGCCGAGGAGGTCTACGGCCGGGCCGAGATGGTGGTCAAGGTCAAGGAACCAATTGAAGCCGAATACCCCTTTCTTCGACCGGGCCTTATTCTTTTCACCTACCTGCACCTGGCCCCGCTGCCGGAGTTAACCGGGGCGTTGATCAACAAGGGGGTCACGGCCATTGGTTACGAAACCGTTCAACTGGAAAACGGCTACCTCCCCCTGCTGGCGCCGATGAGCGAAGTGGCCGGCCGGATGGCCGTCCAGGTGGGCGCCCATTTTCTTGCCCGGGAAAAAGGCGGCCGCGGCATCCTGCTGGGCGGGGTGCCGGGAGTGGAACACGGCCACGTCACCATTCTCGGCGGCGGCACCGTGGGCGCCAATGCGGCCCGGGTGGCAACCGCCCTGGGCGCCACGGTCACTGTGCTCGATACCGACCTGCACCGGCTGGCCTACCTGGAAGACATCCTTGCCAACCGGATCACGACCCTGATGTCCAACCAGCATAATATCGAACAGGAGCTGGTTGTTGCCGACCTGCTGGTGGGAGCGGTGCTGATCCCGGGGAGCAACGCCCCGAAACTGGTCTCCCGGGAGATGCTCAAGACCATGAAAAAAGGGGCGGTGATTGTGGATGTGGCCATTGACCAGGGCGGCTGCGTGGAGACCGCCAGACCCACCACCCACTCGGAACCCACCTTTAATATCAATGGGATCATTCACTACTGTGTCACCAACATGCCCGGCGCTGTGCCCAGAACCTCGACCTTTGCCCTGACCAACGTCACCCTGCCCTTTGTCCTGGCCATTGCCGATAAAGGTGTTGAACGGGCAGCGGAAGAGGATCCGGCCCTGAGGCGCGGGATCAATGTGCTGCACGGAAAATTGACGAACCAGTAA
- the brxL gene encoding protease Lon-related BREX system protein BrxL, giving the protein MELDRLDRLTAEAFEGYLVRKDLVRKYSRQYPVPTYVVEFMLGRYCASIDDMEINEGLAIVERQLTERTVRTGTEELFKARARDEGSVKLIDIVKARLDAKNDCFVAELPSLALKDVRVDDHLVKNHERMLTDGFYAEVTLSYDSAIALEKGGRPFAIDMLRAIQLSKADALQVLIQARSRFTLDEWKQLLLRSIGLEPAALSERGQAVALLRMIPFVERNYNLVELGPRGTGKSHLYQQISPYAHLISGGKATVAKMFVNNASGQRGLVCQYDVVCFDEISGVSFDQKDGVNILKGYMESGEFSRGKESIRASGGIVMVGNFDMDIEQQQRIGHLLSPLPREMRNDTAFMDRLHAYLPGWDFPKLNPNEHFTDHFGLVSDFLSECWNQLRNGSRVAALQGRVNFGGALSGRDLTAVNKTVSGLIKLLYPDPEMPVPDEELEGLVRLALECRRRVKEQQKKCLKTEFRNTHFSYTIGEDGVEQFVATPELHSEDQIDTDPLPPGQVWAVSPGSADAGPSLYRIEVTVGPGTGVKILNHPVPPAFRESVRYAEQNLYTRAKELVGDRDPRGHEFSIQLRAMDNDKSGAGTSLPVLIALCSGLLERSLRGGLILIGAINLGGSIDSLNNAVATIELAIEKGAEAVLMPVSARKQLFELSDDMATKVNIQFYSDAQDALVKAMVE; this is encoded by the coding sequence ATGGAACTTGACAGACTTGACAGATTGACTGCCGAGGCCTTTGAGGGGTATCTCGTGCGCAAGGACCTGGTGCGCAAATACAGCCGGCAGTACCCGGTGCCGACCTATGTTGTGGAGTTCATGCTTGGCCGCTACTGCGCGAGCATTGATGATATGGAGATCAACGAAGGGCTTGCCATTGTCGAGCGTCAGCTGACAGAAAGAACGGTGCGCACAGGGACAGAGGAGCTGTTCAAGGCCAGGGCCAGGGATGAAGGCTCGGTCAAGCTCATCGACATTGTCAAGGCGCGGCTTGATGCAAAAAATGACTGTTTTGTGGCGGAATTGCCAAGCCTGGCCCTCAAGGACGTGCGCGTTGATGACCACCTGGTGAAGAACCATGAGCGCATGCTGACAGACGGCTTCTATGCCGAAGTTACCTTGAGCTATGACAGCGCCATTGCCCTGGAAAAGGGCGGGCGGCCTTTTGCCATCGACATGCTGCGGGCTATCCAGCTTTCCAAGGCGGATGCACTGCAGGTACTTATTCAAGCCAGAAGCCGGTTCACTCTTGATGAATGGAAACAGCTGCTGCTGCGCAGCATCGGCCTTGAGCCAGCGGCTCTTTCAGAAAGAGGGCAGGCGGTGGCCCTGTTGCGAATGATTCCATTTGTGGAACGGAATTACAACCTGGTGGAACTCGGCCCCAGGGGTACGGGAAAGAGCCATCTCTATCAGCAGATTTCTCCATACGCCCATCTGATTTCAGGCGGCAAGGCCACGGTTGCCAAGATGTTTGTCAATAATGCCAGCGGCCAGCGGGGGCTGGTCTGCCAGTATGATGTGGTCTGCTTTGATGAAATTTCCGGAGTTTCCTTTGACCAGAAGGATGGAGTGAATATCCTGAAAGGGTATATGGAGTCAGGAGAGTTTTCCCGGGGAAAGGAGTCCATCCGTGCCTCTGGCGGCATTGTCATGGTGGGTAATTTTGATATGGATATCGAACAGCAGCAACGCATCGGCCACCTTCTCTCTCCCCTGCCGCGGGAAATGCGCAACGATACAGCATTTATGGACCGCCTGCACGCCTATCTGCCGGGCTGGGATTTCCCTAAACTGAACCCAAACGAACATTTTACCGATCACTTCGGCCTGGTGAGCGACTTCCTTTCGGAATGTTGGAACCAGCTGCGCAATGGCAGCCGGGTTGCCGCGCTGCAGGGAAGGGTGAATTTCGGCGGTGCCTTGTCCGGTAGGGATTTGACCGCGGTAAACAAGACTGTGAGCGGCTTGATCAAGCTCCTCTACCCTGATCCGGAAATGCCAGTACCTGATGAGGAGTTGGAAGGTCTTGTCCGGCTTGCCCTGGAATGCCGGCGGCGGGTGAAGGAACAGCAGAAGAAATGCCTGAAGACCGAGTTCCGGAACACCCACTTCAGCTATACCATTGGTGAAGACGGGGTGGAGCAGTTTGTGGCCACACCGGAACTTCACAGCGAAGACCAGATCGACACCGATCCTCTACCGCCCGGGCAGGTCTGGGCGGTCAGCCCTGGGAGCGCGGATGCGGGTCCCAGCCTGTACCGTATTGAGGTAACAGTTGGGCCGGGCACTGGCGTTAAAATTCTTAATCATCCGGTTCCTCCAGCCTTTCGGGAAAGCGTTCGCTATGCCGAGCAGAACCTGTACACAAGGGCAAAAGAGCTTGTCGGTGACCGTGATCCAAGGGGACATGAATTTTCCATTCAGCTGCGGGCCATGGATAATGACAAGAGCGGGGCTGGAACAAGCCTGCCGGTCTTGATAGCCCTGTGCAGCGGGCTGCTGGAAAGGAGCCTGCGGGGTGGTTTAATTCTTATCGGCGCCATCAACCTGGGCGGCTCTATCGATTCTCTCAACAACGCCGTCGCTACAATTGAACTCGCTATCGAAAAAGGCGCCGAGGCCGTTCTCATGCCGGTATCGGCCCGCAAACAGCTTTTTGAGCTCTCAGATGATATGGCAACCAAAGTCAATATTCAGTTCTATTCCGATGCTCAGGACGCCTTGGTCAAGGCCATGGTCGAATAG